A stretch of the Marivirga tractuosa DSM 4126 genome encodes the following:
- the lpdA gene encoding dihydrolipoyl dehydrogenase, translating to MSKYDVTVIGSGPGGYVAAIRCAQLGMKTAIIEKYDTLGGTCLNVGCIPSKALLDSSEHYHNAETTFKEHGINLSNLKVDIKQMINRKADVVKQNVDGIAYLMKKNKIDVHTGVGSFKDKNTVVVTKSDGKKEELSTEKVIIATGSKPVELPFAKFDKKRVISSTEALELKEVPKHLILIGGGVIGLELGSVYKRIGAEVTVIEFMDSLIPTMDSTMGKEMKKSMKKLGMDLKLKHKVTKVENKGKEVEVTFETDKGKEETIKGDYCLVAVGRKPYTEGLNLEAAGLKADEKGRISVDDNLKTEVDNIYAIGDVVRGAMLAHKAEEEGVFVAETMAGQKPHIHYKLIPNVVYTWPEVAGVGYTEEELKDKGTEYKTGSFPYKALGRARASGDMEGLVKVIADKTTDEILGIHIIGARAADMIAAGVTAMEYRASAEDVSRMSHAHPTYMEAVKEACLAATDNRPIHM from the coding sequence ATGAGCAAGTATGATGTTACAGTAATTGGTTCTGGTCCTGGTGGATATGTCGCAGCAATCCGTTGTGCCCAGCTAGGGATGAAAACAGCCATTATTGAAAAATACGATACACTTGGTGGAACTTGCCTAAATGTAGGCTGTATCCCATCAAAAGCTTTATTAGATTCTTCAGAGCACTATCACAATGCTGAAACTACTTTTAAAGAGCATGGAATTAATCTTAGTAATTTAAAGGTGGACATCAAGCAGATGATCAACCGTAAAGCCGATGTGGTAAAGCAAAATGTAGATGGTATTGCTTACTTAATGAAGAAAAATAAGATTGATGTACACACTGGTGTTGGTTCATTTAAGGATAAAAACACGGTTGTGGTTACAAAATCGGATGGCAAAAAAGAAGAGTTAAGCACTGAAAAGGTAATCATTGCAACCGGTTCAAAGCCAGTAGAGCTTCCATTTGCAAAATTTGATAAGAAACGAGTAATCAGTAGCACTGAAGCTTTAGAATTAAAAGAAGTTCCAAAGCATTTGATTTTGATTGGCGGTGGAGTTATCGGACTTGAATTAGGCTCTGTTTATAAAAGAATCGGTGCAGAAGTAACTGTAATTGAATTTATGGATAGCCTTATTCCAACCATGGATAGCACGATGGGCAAGGAAATGAAAAAGAGCATGAAAAAGCTCGGCATGGACTTGAAACTGAAACATAAAGTGACCAAGGTTGAAAATAAAGGTAAAGAAGTAGAAGTTACTTTTGAAACCGATAAAGGTAAGGAAGAAACCATCAAAGGTGATTATTGCTTAGTAGCCGTTGGTAGAAAACCCTATACAGAAGGTTTAAATCTTGAAGCAGCAGGACTTAAAGCCGATGAAAAAGGGAGAATTTCTGTTGATGATAATTTAAAAACAGAAGTTGATAATATTTATGCTATTGGAGATGTAGTAAGAGGTGCTATGTTAGCACACAAAGCGGAGGAAGAAGGCGTATTTGTAGCTGAAACAATGGCAGGTCAAAAACCACATATTCATTACAAATTAATTCCCAACGTAGTGTACACTTGGCCTGAAGTAGCTGGAGTAGGATATACCGAAGAAGAGTTAAAAGACAAAGGAACTGAGTACAAAACAGGATCATTCCCTTACAAAGCACTAGGTAGAGCTAGAGCAAGTGGCGATATGGAAGGTTTAGTAAAAGTAATTGCTGATAAGACAACAGATGAGATTTTAGGCATCCATATCATTGGAGCTAGAGCTGCTGATATGATAGCAGCTGGAGTTACTGCCATGGAATATCGTGCTTCTGCTGAGGATGTATCTCGTATGTCTCATGCTCACCCTACTTATATGGAAGCAGTAAAAGAGGCATGTTTGGCAGCTACTGATAATAGACCTATTCATATGTGA
- a CDS encoding YkgJ family cysteine cluster protein: protein MTIKNKVLAVERLFKRLDKEITEFRKESGIYCFSGCGKCCNKPDIEASPLEFLPLAFHWFSQGKAEEMLQKLEENQSLNCMVYQPLSLDDPNHGHCGEYQYRGLICRLFGYGAGKDKYGQLRMVTCKLIKENQVKNYEKAVEMLKTKSTVPVFADYYQKLMQIDFRLAKDMLPINEAIQTALEAVMQYYAYRAFPVGKGVA from the coding sequence ATGACAATCAAAAATAAGGTTTTAGCGGTTGAAAGATTATTCAAACGCCTTGATAAGGAAATCACTGAATTCAGAAAGGAATCTGGCATTTATTGTTTTTCAGGATGCGGAAAATGCTGTAATAAACCAGATATAGAAGCTTCTCCGCTTGAATTTTTACCCTTGGCCTTTCATTGGTTTTCCCAAGGTAAAGCAGAGGAAATGCTTCAAAAACTGGAAGAAAACCAATCCCTAAATTGCATGGTTTATCAGCCTCTTTCTTTAGATGACCCCAATCATGGGCATTGTGGTGAATATCAGTACAGAGGATTAATTTGCAGGTTATTTGGCTATGGCGCTGGTAAAGATAAATATGGTCAGCTACGAATGGTTACTTGCAAATTGATAAAGGAAAATCAAGTTAAAAATTACGAGAAAGCAGTAGAAATGCTAAAAACAAAATCTACCGTTCCGGTTTTTGCTGATTATTATCAAAAGCTGATGCAAATAGATTTTAGATTGGCAAAAGATATGCTCCCTATAAACGAAGCCATTCAAACAGCCTTAGAAGCTGTTATGCAATATTATGCCTACAGAGCTTTTCCTGTTGGGAAAGGAGTAGCATAA
- a CDS encoding M16 family metallopeptidase: protein MLNRQLAPESFMLKDLSLTKPAIKDLSNGVSVHIIQDDTNPVLKIDLLFEAGRVNDEKPGQSLICAKVMVEGTKSYPGSELQELLDHYGAHLDVTVDYDYTTVTLLCLKEHINPLLPVLKSAITEPLFEAQDFEKIKLQQLQKIRVNNQKNALIATKSLRKKLLNGTPYSQTLEEEHLTEISKKDIENYFDQFLTLKPAIIVAGDFDEDIFNYFEEHFGMLEFSKFADEYDNTLSPIIEEDLIKREGSVQASIRMGSVSIPRNHPDYFDLSITNEILGGYFGSRLMKNLREDKGFTYGIYSVLINYRHLDYHIIGADVKIDHVEDTVQEVYKEMEELKTNLVPEEEIKTIKNYMLGKIASSLDTVFHQSENYKVKLSEGADYLDYFEAYVNSIRNITAERILEISKKYFSEKYCVVKVA, encoded by the coding sequence ATGCTCAATAGACAATTGGCTCCCGAATCCTTTATGTTAAAAGATTTGTCATTAACTAAACCTGCAATAAAGGATTTAAGCAATGGAGTGTCTGTTCATATCATACAAGACGATACAAATCCAGTATTGAAAATCGATCTGCTTTTTGAAGCAGGAAGAGTTAATGACGAAAAGCCTGGCCAATCTTTGATTTGTGCTAAAGTGATGGTTGAGGGGACTAAAAGTTATCCTGGAAGTGAATTGCAGGAGCTTTTAGATCATTATGGAGCTCATCTGGATGTAACTGTTGACTATGATTATACCACAGTTACATTATTATGTCTTAAAGAGCACATTAATCCGCTATTGCCGGTATTGAAGAGTGCTATCACAGAACCATTATTTGAAGCTCAAGATTTTGAGAAAATCAAACTGCAGCAATTACAGAAAATAAGAGTAAATAATCAGAAGAATGCTCTTATCGCCACAAAAAGCCTCAGAAAGAAGTTGCTAAACGGCACACCCTATTCCCAAACATTAGAAGAAGAACATTTAACTGAGATTTCTAAAAAGGATATTGAAAATTATTTTGATCAATTTCTGACATTGAAGCCAGCCATTATTGTGGCAGGGGATTTTGATGAAGATATATTCAATTATTTCGAGGAGCACTTTGGTATGCTGGAATTCTCAAAATTTGCTGATGAGTATGATAATACCTTGTCGCCAATAATTGAGGAGGATTTAATTAAACGAGAGGGTTCTGTCCAAGCTTCCATCAGAATGGGGTCTGTTTCTATTCCTCGTAACCATCCTGATTATTTTGACTTATCAATAACAAATGAAATTCTGGGAGGATATTTTGGTTCTCGCTTGATGAAAAATCTTAGAGAAGATAAAGGTTTTACTTATGGTATTTATTCAGTTTTGATAAATTATAGGCATTTGGACTATCATATTATTGGTGCAGATGTGAAAATTGATCATGTTGAGGATACCGTTCAAGAAGTTTATAAGGAAATGGAGGAGCTAAAGACCAATTTAGTTCCTGAAGAAGAAATCAAAACCATTAAAAACTATATGCTCGGCAAAATAGCAAGTAGTTTAGATACGGTTTTTCATCAGTCGGAAAATTATAAAGTAAAACTTTCAGAAGGTGCTGATTATTTGGATTATTTTGAAGCTTATGTTAATAGTATTAGGAATATAACAGCTGAGCGTATTCTAGAGATCAGCAAGAAGTACTTTTCAGAGAAATATTGTGTCGTAAAAGTGGCATAA
- the porV gene encoding type IX secretion system outer membrane channel protein PorV gives MRAAKLIFTTAAMFMSSLVHGQIANPSGLTGADPERNVITTAMPFLLISPDSRAAGMGDVGAALSADANAMQWNAARLAFVENEIGASFSYSPWLRSINVDDMSLSYLSGYYKISKEQVVGVSMKYFDLGNIFFTDDGSTGTNFAPKEFSISAAYARKLSDNLSASLTGKFARSNLFGNYSNNNAAAPSPATAIGVDLGLFYTKELLFNGKDSEFSSGLQIANISNKISYSGDDNEQFLPINLKLGTAFTTALDPYNKLTVALDLNKLMVPTPVEGDTTTATLLEGMFGSFGDAPGGFQEEMREITISTGIEYLYNNVFAVRTGYFYEHFTKGGRQYFTAGLGFRYQVLGLDFSYLIPTTQNNPLAETLRFTAVFKFEDMGIAKASVTE, from the coding sequence ATGCGAGCAGCAAAACTTATTTTTACCACAGCAGCAATGTTTATGAGCAGTTTAGTTCATGGACAAATAGCAAACCCCTCAGGATTAACTGGAGCTGATCCTGAAAGAAATGTAATCACAACAGCAATGCCTTTCCTTTTAATCTCACCAGATTCACGAGCAGCAGGTATGGGAGATGTGGGTGCTGCACTTTCGGCAGATGCCAATGCCATGCAATGGAATGCCGCTAGATTAGCATTTGTTGAAAACGAAATTGGTGCTTCTTTTTCTTACTCTCCATGGTTAAGAAGTATTAATGTGGACGATATGTCGCTCTCTTATTTAAGTGGATATTATAAAATCAGTAAAGAACAGGTGGTAGGAGTATCCATGAAATACTTTGATTTAGGTAATATATTCTTCACAGATGATGGTAGTACTGGAACTAATTTTGCCCCTAAAGAATTCTCGATTTCTGCTGCTTATGCGAGAAAATTAAGTGATAACTTAAGCGCATCTTTAACAGGTAAATTTGCTCGATCAAATCTATTTGGGAATTACTCCAATAATAACGCAGCAGCCCCTAGCCCTGCTACAGCCATAGGAGTGGATCTAGGTCTTTTTTACACTAAAGAACTTTTATTTAACGGTAAAGATTCAGAGTTTTCTTCTGGTTTACAGATTGCCAATATTTCAAATAAGATTTCTTATAGCGGTGATGATAATGAACAATTCCTGCCAATTAATTTAAAACTAGGGACTGCATTTACTACTGCCTTAGATCCATATAATAAATTAACAGTTGCCCTTGATCTAAATAAATTGATGGTGCCTACACCAGTTGAGGGTGATACCACTACTGCAACTTTATTAGAAGGAATGTTTGGGTCATTTGGTGATGCTCCCGGAGGTTTTCAGGAGGAAATGAGAGAGATCACTATTTCTACTGGTATTGAATATTTATACAATAACGTCTTCGCAGTAAGAACTGGTTATTTTTATGAGCATTTTACCAAAGGTGGGCGACAGTATTTTACAGCTGGCTTAGGGTTCAGGTATCAAGTTTTAGGTCTTGATTTTTCTTATCTAATCCCTACAACCCAAAACAATCCTTTGGCAGAAACGCTTAGGTTCACAGCAGTCTTTAAATTTGAAGATATGGGCATAGCAAAAGCCTCTGTTACTGAATAA
- the porU gene encoding type IX secretion system sortase PorU, with product MKYFLSIILTISAFHHLSSQSILQKEGLVKVATTEEGVHKIDLSLIESSGLNAQEIDPNRIQVYGMPGGHIPQSNAVEYPFDPQPIPVKISANQNSTFEAGESVYFYADAVRNIKYDFDSEIYQYSNNLYSDSLYFFIDFNGNDINLIETLNSNATQADKIINWFDAIYYHEIDETNILRSGREWFGESFSVNKSQTFSFPISHELAQSKEVGLTTQYVAQTYSPANLNISLNNFDLASEGLTTVSDFTIFPYREKGEIVKNNSTISTSLLSGNELSIKITHEALGSGRSDGYLDYVFLTVPEKLKINNKQIVVRNRVFQTDGVYELKFEGLTSSHSVWDVTDLINYKELNLENQSFNFSQSDALGERKFVVFEQATAHIPTFIDEISPQSIKNSNSPDYLIITYDEFFQEANELAQYRRTHNGYDVEVVQVSKIFNEFGSGRRDVAAIRNYIKYFYQRNPTKLKYVLMFGASSYDYKNRVNDNTNLVPVYQSRNSLHPVFTYASDDFYGFMDESEGVWEEVSNNIDDVDIGIGRIPVKSRAEAKDVINKIIHYESSPQVFDKWRNDLYFIADDEDGNLHHRDSEVLSEYVIDNFGFYNINKLYLGAFEQEVFASTQRSPKMRAAINNMAEKGALIVNYIGHGSENSWSNEAILIKSMVDDWNNLDRLPLFVTATCEYGRFDNPTIVSGAQEMLLKADGGAIALLTTSRPVESSSNATLNRAFFENVFKTENGKPQKLGDIIRSTKNSGIVGVKNRNFILLGDPAVTLAEPQNNLKIENVVNENGSTDTLNSMSKITVSGIVKNSSNQKISNFNGILTAELYDKPRESSTIDASENEFNFLTYDQVIYRGKSFVENGEFDFTFYVPKEIDYKVDNGKFSLYAKQEGALSDASGFNDDFLIGGSSPLANQDNIGPDISLFLNDRDFVNGGKTGSNVELIIDLFDEHGISVANSNINPGIRFSIDGNEAININDFFYYDLDSYQEGSISYNVSNLEEGDHFLTVTALDVFNNKSKATIEFEVVGNDQLSILDFVMYPNPASEEVNFKFRQNRKNEEVEFSYQILNNQGKLIYSHSYSTINDLRKDVWNLKDYNGKKLSPGIYFVRVFLRSVEDNAKTDQFKKLIVIN from the coding sequence TTGAAATACTTTCTCAGTATTATATTGACCATTTCTGCTTTTCACCACCTAAGTAGTCAATCTATTCTACAAAAAGAAGGACTTGTAAAGGTAGCAACTACGGAAGAGGGCGTTCATAAGATCGATTTGTCTTTAATTGAATCAAGTGGTTTAAATGCTCAAGAAATTGATCCCAATCGTATTCAAGTTTATGGAATGCCAGGTGGCCATATTCCTCAATCTAATGCAGTTGAATATCCTTTTGATCCACAGCCAATTCCTGTGAAAATTAGTGCTAATCAAAATAGCACTTTTGAAGCAGGAGAATCAGTGTATTTCTATGCTGATGCTGTCAGAAATATTAAATATGATTTTGATAGTGAGATTTATCAATACAGTAATAATCTGTACAGTGACTCCTTGTATTTTTTTATAGATTTTAATGGCAATGATATTAATTTAATAGAAACCCTCAATTCGAATGCAACCCAAGCTGACAAAATTATTAATTGGTTTGATGCAATTTATTACCACGAAATCGATGAAACCAATATACTGAGATCTGGCAGGGAATGGTTTGGAGAATCATTTAGTGTTAATAAATCCCAAACTTTTTCATTTCCAATTTCGCATGAACTAGCTCAGTCAAAGGAAGTGGGGTTAACTACTCAGTATGTGGCTCAGACTTACAGTCCTGCAAATCTGAATATAAGCCTGAATAACTTTGATTTAGCTTCGGAAGGACTGACTACGGTTTCAGACTTCACTATTTTCCCATATAGGGAAAAAGGAGAGATTGTCAAAAATAATTCTACAATTAGTACATCGCTCTTATCTGGGAATGAACTGTCTATTAAAATCACACATGAAGCTTTAGGTTCAGGAAGATCAGATGGTTACTTAGATTATGTATTCCTCACTGTGCCTGAAAAGCTTAAAATCAACAATAAGCAGATTGTTGTAAGAAATAGAGTATTTCAAACTGATGGTGTTTACGAATTAAAATTTGAGGGGCTTACTTCATCGCACTCAGTATGGGATGTAACTGATTTGATAAATTATAAAGAGCTAAATCTTGAAAATCAGAGTTTTAATTTTAGTCAGTCAGATGCATTAGGTGAACGTAAATTTGTAGTTTTTGAGCAAGCTACTGCTCATATACCTACTTTTATCGATGAAATCAGTCCACAAAGCATTAAAAATAGCAATAGTCCTGATTATTTGATTATTACATATGATGAGTTTTTTCAAGAGGCAAATGAGTTGGCTCAATATAGAAGAACCCACAATGGATACGATGTTGAAGTGGTGCAAGTAAGTAAAATATTTAATGAATTTGGATCAGGGAGAAGAGACGTAGCAGCAATAAGGAATTATATAAAATACTTCTATCAAAGGAATCCAACTAAATTAAAATATGTATTAATGTTTGGTGCATCTTCTTATGACTATAAAAACAGGGTGAATGATAATACTAATTTAGTACCTGTCTATCAGTCTAGAAATTCCTTGCATCCCGTTTTTACTTATGCTTCCGATGACTTTTATGGTTTTATGGATGAATCTGAAGGTGTTTGGGAGGAAGTATCTAATAATATCGATGATGTTGATATAGGCATTGGAAGAATTCCAGTAAAAAGCAGAGCTGAAGCAAAAGACGTAATCAATAAAATTATTCATTATGAGAGTAGCCCTCAGGTATTTGATAAATGGAGAAATGATTTATATTTTATTGCAGATGACGAAGATGGAAATTTGCATCATAGAGATTCCGAGGTATTGAGTGAATATGTAATTGATAATTTTGGATTTTATAATATCAACAAACTTTATTTGGGGGCATTTGAGCAGGAAGTATTTGCAAGCACTCAGCGTTCTCCTAAGATGAGAGCGGCCATTAATAATATGGCGGAAAAGGGAGCTTTAATTGTAAATTATATAGGCCATGGTTCTGAAAATAGTTGGTCAAATGAAGCTATTCTTATCAAGAGTATGGTCGATGATTGGAATAATTTAGATCGACTACCCTTATTTGTTACAGCAACCTGCGAATATGGTAGATTTGATAATCCAACTATAGTATCAGGAGCCCAGGAAATGTTATTGAAAGCAGATGGTGGAGCTATTGCATTGTTGACAACCTCTCGTCCGGTAGAGTCAAGTTCAAATGCAACCCTAAATCGAGCATTTTTCGAAAATGTTTTTAAAACTGAGAATGGAAAGCCTCAAAAACTTGGAGACATTATTAGAAGCACTAAGAATTCAGGAATAGTAGGAGTTAAAAACAGGAATTTTATCCTCTTGGGTGACCCTGCAGTAACCTTGGCTGAGCCTCAAAATAATCTCAAAATTGAAAATGTTGTAAATGAAAATGGCAGTACAGATACGCTCAATAGCATGTCAAAAATTACAGTTAGTGGGATAGTTAAGAATTCTTCAAATCAAAAAATTAGCAATTTTAATGGGATATTAACAGCAGAGCTTTACGATAAACCAAGGGAAAGCAGTACAATTGATGCTTCTGAAAATGAGTTTAATTTTTTAACCTACGATCAAGTAATTTACAGAGGAAAATCGTTTGTAGAGAATGGGGAATTTGATTTTACTTTTTATGTGCCTAAAGAAATTGACTACAAAGTAGATAATGGAAAATTTAGTTTATATGCAAAGCAAGAAGGAGCATTGAGCGATGCTAGTGGTTTCAATGATGATTTCTTGATTGGCGGAAGTAGTCCTTTAGCTAATCAGGACAATATAGGCCCTGATATCAGCTTGTTTTTGAATGATAGAGATTTTGTAAATGGAGGGAAAACAGGTTCTAATGTGGAGCTAATAATTGATTTATTTGATGAACATGGAATCAGTGTAGCGAATAGCAATATTAACCCTGGTATAAGGTTTTCGATCGATGGAAATGAGGCTATTAATATAAATGATTTTTTCTATTATGATCTTGATTCCTATCAGGAAGGTTCAATTAGTTATAATGTGTCAAATTTAGAGGAGGGAGATCATTTTTTGACTGTTACTGCGCTTGATGTATTTAATAATAAATCTAAAGCGACCATTGAATTTGAAGTAGTTGGAAATGATCAATTATCCATTTTAGATTTTGTAATGTATCCGAACCCGGCCAGTGAAGAAGTGAATTTTAAATTTCGGCAGAACAGGAAGAATGAAGAGGTAGAATTCAGTTATCAGATTCTAAATAATCAAGGGAAATTAATTTATTCCCATAGCTATAGTACCATTAATGACTTGAGAAAAGATGTTTGGAATTTGAAAGACTATAACGGCAAAAAACTTTCACCGGGAATATATTTTGTCAGAGTTTTTCTTCGTTCTGTAGAAGATAATGCAAAAACTGACCAATTTAAAAAGCTAATTGTAATCAATTAA
- the pssA gene encoding CDP-diacylglycerol--serine O-phosphatidyltransferase, with protein MMIKKNIPNIITSANLFTGAVGVYFASQFEFEWVAFCIVLAALFDFLDGMLARLLKVHSEIGKQLDSLADMVTFGFLPSYVLFQFLQMNDAGILSFTAFLIAVFSAIRLAKFNIDTRQSEEFIGLPTPANALFVGFLFYLGDMQMLEFLFKIPALLTISVVFSLLLVAELPMIALKFKNFKIKDNIFRYLTILMAIILISIFQFSGIPVVILLYILLSMIKFTLFPRN; from the coding sequence ATGATGATAAAAAAAAATATTCCGAACATCATTACATCAGCTAATCTTTTTACAGGAGCTGTTGGTGTTTATTTTGCGAGTCAGTTTGAGTTTGAATGGGTAGCTTTCTGTATTGTTTTGGCAGCACTTTTTGATTTTTTAGATGGAATGTTAGCACGATTGCTAAAAGTCCATTCCGAAATCGGGAAGCAACTGGACTCCTTGGCTGATATGGTGACGTTTGGGTTTTTGCCTTCTTACGTTCTTTTCCAATTCTTACAAATGAATGATGCGGGTATCTTAAGTTTTACAGCATTTTTGATCGCAGTTTTTTCTGCTATCCGCTTGGCGAAATTCAATATTGACACTCGACAATCAGAAGAATTTATAGGCTTGCCAACGCCTGCTAATGCATTGTTTGTTGGCTTTCTGTTTTATCTTGGAGATATGCAAATGCTAGAATTTTTATTTAAAATTCCCGCTTTGCTAACTATCTCTGTTGTGTTTTCATTATTGTTGGTGGCAGAATTACCGATGATTGCATTAAAATTTAAAAATTTTAAGATCAAGGATAATATTTTTAGGTACTTAACTATTTTAATGGCTATAATTTTAATCAGTATTTTTCAATTTTCTGGTATACCGGTCGTTATCCTGCTTTATATTCTATTATCGATGATCAAATTTACTTTGTTTCCTAGAAATTAA
- a CDS encoding MBL fold metallo-hydrolase, translated as MINIKQFVFNPFMENTYVVYDDSKNAAIIDPGCYEGYEQDELVNFIKTEGLNVQQLINTHCHIDHVLGNAFVKDKFGVDLYMHEKDLPILEAVPTYSAAYGFANYQPSQPDHFLKEGDIHKIGNIEFEVLFLPGHAPGHIGFMNEKEKVFIGGDVLFDGSIGRTDLPGGDHDTLISSIQNKLFKYHDDVKVYCGHGPETTLGKEKVSNPFCAIK; from the coding sequence ATGATAAACATAAAGCAATTTGTTTTTAATCCTTTCATGGAGAATACCTATGTGGTATACGATGACAGCAAAAATGCAGCCATAATTGACCCAGGCTGTTATGAAGGGTATGAACAAGATGAGTTGGTGAATTTCATTAAAACGGAAGGCTTGAATGTTCAGCAATTAATAAATACACATTGCCATATAGATCATGTTTTGGGTAATGCTTTTGTGAAAGATAAGTTTGGGGTAGATTTATATATGCATGAAAAGGATCTGCCAATTTTAGAAGCAGTCCCAACTTATTCTGCTGCTTACGGGTTTGCTAATTATCAACCTTCACAACCTGATCATTTTTTAAAGGAGGGTGATATTCACAAAATTGGTAATATCGAATTTGAAGTTTTATTCCTGCCTGGGCATGCCCCTGGACATATCGGATTTATGAATGAGAAAGAAAAGGTTTTTATAGGAGGGGATGTGTTATTTGATGGAAGTATAGGTAGAACTGATTTACCAGGTGGTGACCATGATACATTGATTAGTAGTATTCAAAATAAACTTTTTAAATATCATGATGATGTGAAAGTCTATTGCGGACATGGTCCGGAAACCACCTTAGGAAAAGAAAAAGTCTCTAATCCTTTCTGTGCCATAAAATAG
- a CDS encoding NAD(P)/FAD-dependent oxidoreductase, whose translation MKVDFIIVGHGLASVAVIEHLIKQDASFIVFSDENPNSSSKVAAGLYNPVTGRKMKQTWMAEQLFPYLEEFYGGLEKSLKAKFLHKKAIYRPFLSLEDQNDWMAKQNTNNQFIKDTFTNSQFSEFISDEFGGILLNHSGFLDVSTMLDRHKEKLIDNKQLTKEKLEYEKLIVNESQINYKEIESKKIIFCDGPLSRNPFFEWLPTAPVKGEILHIKTEKPLPDDLIFNRGVFLVNNPHHDYYRVGATYEWKNLDYQPTEKARKQLIDKLDDLLQLKYQILDQVAGIRPASKDRRPLIGNHPERKNVFIFNGLGTKGVSLAPYFARQFVNSIFNFEKLNDEVNINRYYPLYSN comes from the coding sequence ATGAAAGTTGATTTCATAATAGTGGGGCATGGTTTAGCTTCAGTAGCTGTGATCGAACATCTCATCAAACAGGATGCATCTTTTATAGTTTTTTCGGACGAAAACCCTAATTCAAGCTCTAAAGTGGCAGCAGGATTATACAATCCAGTAACTGGCAGGAAAATGAAGCAAACCTGGATGGCGGAGCAACTTTTCCCTTATCTCGAAGAATTTTATGGCGGTTTGGAGAAATCACTTAAGGCTAAATTCCTACATAAAAAGGCTATTTACAGACCTTTCCTTTCATTAGAAGATCAAAATGATTGGATGGCTAAACAAAATACAAATAACCAATTTATTAAAGATACTTTCACAAATTCTCAATTTAGTGAATTTATCAGCGATGAATTTGGTGGCATTTTACTTAATCATAGTGGATTTTTAGATGTGAGCACAATGCTTGATCGGCACAAAGAAAAGCTAATAGATAATAAGCAATTGACAAAGGAGAAATTGGAATACGAGAAATTAATAGTAAATGAAAGTCAAATCAATTATAAAGAAATAGAAAGCAAAAAGATCATTTTTTGTGATGGCCCTTTGAGCCGAAACCCTTTTTTTGAATGGCTCCCAACCGCTCCCGTAAAAGGAGAAATTCTTCATATCAAGACAGAAAAGCCATTACCCGATGATCTGATTTTCAACAGAGGTGTTTTTTTAGTTAATAATCCACATCATGATTACTACAGAGTGGGAGCAACATATGAGTGGAAAAATCTAGACTATCAACCCACAGAGAAAGCTAGAAAGCAGTTAATTGACAAACTGGATGATTTGCTCCAACTTAAATATCAAATTTTAGATCAAGTTGCCGGGATAAGACCAGCTAGTAAAGACAGACGTCCATTAATTGGGAACCATCCCGAAAGAAAGAACGTATTTATCTTCAACGGATTAGGCACAAAAGGAGTATCGCTAGCCCCCTATTTTGCTCGTCAGTTTGTAAATTCAATATTTAATTTCGAAAAATTGAACGATGAAGTAAACATAAACCGTTATTATCCATTATATTCAAATTAG